In Streptomyces sannanensis, the DNA window TCCCGCTGGTCGGCGTCGCGCGACCTGGTCGACGCGCTGGAGGAGCTGGCGAGCATCGCCGAGCTCACCGCCGCGCAGCGCCGGGGTGTGCTCGACGACGTCGAGGACGAGATCTTCCGGTTCGGCCGGATCGTCGCGTCCAGCACCGAGCTGCGGGCCGCGCTCACCGACCGCGCCGCGACCGCGTCCGCCAAGGCCGAGCTGGTGCGCAGCCTGCTGGGCGGCAAGGCCAACCCGGTCACCGAGCGTCTGGTCGTGCGTCTTGTGACGCACCCGCGTGGACGTAGCCTGGAAGCGGGACTCGAGTCCCTCTCCAAGCTCGCCGCCGCGCGCCGTGACCGCATGGTCGCGGTGGTGACGTCGGCGGTGCCGCTGTCCGACCAGCAGAAGCAGCGTCTGGGTGCGGCTCTCGCCAAGCTCTACGGCCGTGACATGCACCTCAACCTCGACGTGGACCCGGAGGTCCTCGGCGGGATCCAGGTGCGCGTCGGCGACGAGGTCATCGACGGCACGATCGCGGACCGGATCGCCGAGGCGAACCGCCGCATCGCCGGCTGACAGCCACCAACTCAACAAGCATGACCAGCGGCCCGGTTGGGCCGTGCAGAGGATTCCTGGGGGTCGAACCCCAGACCCCCAAGAAAACTTCGGGCCCAACAAGGAGAGCAGGGAACCCAGATGGCGGAGCTCACGATCCGGCCGGAGGAGATCCGGGACGCGCTGGAGAACTTTGTCCAGTCGTACAAGCCGGACGCGGCCTCGCGCGAGGAGGTCGGTACGGTCAGCCTTGCCGGCGACGGCATCGCGAAGGTCGAGGGTCTTCCCTCGGCCATGGCCAACGAGCTGCTGAAGTTCGAGGACGGCACCCTCGGCCTCGCCCTCAACCTCGAGGAGCGCGAGATCGGTGCCATCGTCCTCGGTGAGTTCAGCGGCATCGAGGAGGGCCAGTCGGTCACCCGCACCGGCGAGGTCCTGTCCGTCGCCGTCGGCGAGGGCTACCTCGGCCGTGTTGTCGACCCGCTCGGCAACCCGATCGACGGTCTCGGCGAGATCGAGACCTCCGGCCGCCGCGCCCTCGAGCTGCAGGCCCCCACGGTCATGCAGCGCAAGTCGGTGCACGAGCCGATGGAGACCGGCTACAAGGCCGTCGACGCGATGACCCCGGTCGGCCGTGGCCAGCGTCAGCTGATCATCGGTGACCGTCAGACCGGCAAGACCGCCCTGGCCGTCGACACGATCATCAACCAGCGCGACAACTGGCGCTCGGGCGACCCGAAGAAGCAGGTCCGCTGCATCTACGTCGCCATCGGCCAGAAGGGCTCCACCATCGCGTCCGTGCGCGGCGCGCTGGAGGAGGCCGGCGCCCTGGAGTACACGACCATCGTCGCCGCCCCGGCGTCCGACCCGGCCGGCTTCAAGTACCTGGCGCCGTACACCGGCTCCGCCATCGGTCAGCAGTGGATGTACGAGGGCAAGCACGTCCTCATCATCTTCGACGACCTGTCGAAGCAGGCGGATGCCTACCGCGCCGTGTCGCTGCTGCTGCGCCGCCCGCCGGGTCGTGAGGCCTACCCGGGTGACGTCTTCTACCTGCACTCGCGTCTGCTGGAGCGCTGCGCCAAGCTCTCCGACGAGATGGGCGCCGGTTCGATGACGGGTCTGCCGATCGTCGAGACCAAGGCGAACGACGTGTCGGCGTTCATCCCGACCAACGTCATCTCCATCACCGACGGCCAGTGCTTCCTGGAGTCCGACCTGTTCAACGCCGGTCAGCGTCCGGCCCTGAACGTCGGTATCTCGGTCTCCCGAGTCGGTGGCTCCGCCCAGCACAAGGCCATGAAGCAGGTCTCCGGCCGTCTGCGTGTGGACCTGGCCCAGTACCGCGAGCTGGAGGCGTTCGCCGCCTTCGGTTCCGACCTGGACGCCGCGTCGAAGGCCTCGCTGGAGCGCGGTAAGCGCATGGTCGAGCTGCTGAAGCAGGCGCAGTACGCCCCGTACTCCACCGAGGACCAGGTCGTCTCCATCTGGGCCGGCACCACCGGCAAGATGGACGACGTCCCGGTCCAGGACATCCGCCGCTTCGAGCGCGAGCTGCTGGACTACCTGCACCGCGAGCACAAGTCGTTGATGACCGGTATCCGCGAGGGCGGCAAGATGTCGGACGACACCCTCGACAAGGTCGCGGAGCTCATCGCCACCTTCAAGAAGCAGTTCGAGACCTTCGACGGCAAGCTGCTCGGCGAGGACGCCGCCGTCAACGTCTCCAAGTGACGACGGAAGGGACCTGACTCATGGGAGCGCAGCTCCGGGTCTACAAGCGTCGCATCCGGTCCGTCACCGCGACGAAGAAGATCACCAAGGCGATGGAGATGATCGCCGCCTCGCGCATCGTCAAGGCGCAGCGCAAGGTGGCGGCCTCCACGCCGTACGCGACCGAGCTCACCCGCGCGGTCACGGCGGTGGCGACCGGTTCGAACACCAAGCACCCGCTGACCACCGAGGCCGACACCCCGACCCGTGCCGCGGTCCTGCTCATCACGAGCGACCGCGGTCTGGCCGGCGGCTACTCGTCCAACGCCATCAAGGCGGCGGACCAGTTGACGACGCGGCTGCGCGGCGAGGGCAAGGAGGTCGACACCTACATCGTCGGCCGCAAGGGTGTCGCCTACTACAGCTTCCGTGAGCGCAAGATCGCGGACAACTGGACCGGCTTCACCGACAGCCCGACCTACGCGGACGCCAAGAGGGTCGCCGCTCCGCTCATCGAGGCTGTCCAGCAGGACACCGCGAAGGGCGGCGTCGACGAGCTGCACATCGTCTTCACGGAGTTCGTGTCGATGATGACGCAGACGCCGGTGGACAAGCGGATGCTGCCGCTCAGCCTCGAGGAGGCGGCCGCGGAGTCGCCTTCGAAGGGCGAGATCCTTCCGCTGTTCGACTTCGAGCCCTCGGCGGAGGACGTCCTCGACGCCCTGCTGCCGCGCTACGTCGAGAGCCGCATCTACAACGCCCTGCTCCAGGCCGCCGCTTCCGAGCACGCGGCCCGTCGCCGGGCGATGAAGTCGGCCACCGACAACGCGGGTGAGCTGATCAACACGCTCTCCCGACTTGCCAACGCGGCCCGCCAGGCCGAAATCACCCAGGAAATCAGCGAGATCGTCGGTGGCGCGAGCGCCCTGGCCGACGCGACCGCGGGGAGTGACAAGTAATGACGACCACTGTTGAGACGGCCGCTGCCACGGGCCGCGTCGCCCGGGTCATCGGCCCGGTCGTCGACGTGGAGTTCCCCGTCGACGCGATGCCGGAGATCTACAACGCGCTGCACGTCGAGGTGCCGGACCCGGCCACGCCGGGCAGCACCAAGACCCTGACCCTCGAGGTCGCCCAGCACCTCGGTGAGGGCCTGGTCCGTACGATCGCGATGCAGCCCACCGACGGTCTGGTCCGCCAGGCCACGGTGACGAACACCGGCAAGGGCATCACCGTGCCCGTCGGCGACTTCACCAAGGGCAAGGTGTTCAACACCCTCGGTGAGGTGCTGAACGAGCCGGAGGCCAACGGCCAGGAGTCCGAGCGCTGGGCGATCCACCGCAGGGCCCCCAAGTTCGAGGACCTCGAGTCGAAGACCGAGATGTTCGAGACCGGCCTGAAGGTCGTCGACCTTCTCACCCCGTACGTCAAGGGTGGAAAGATCGGTCTGTTCGGTGGCGCCGGTGTCGGCAAGACCGTTCTGATCCAGGAAATGATCATGCGTGTGGCGAAGCTGCACGAGGGTGTTTCCGTGTTCGCCGGCGTGGGTGAGCGCACCCGTGAGGGCAACGACCTCATCGCGGAGATGGAAGAGTCCGGCGTTCTGGACAAGACCGCGCTGGTCTTCGGCCAGATGGACGAGCCCCCGGGCACCCGTCTCCGTGTCGCGCTGGCCGGTCTGACCATGGCGGAGTACTTCCGCGATGTGCAGAAGCAGGACGTGCTGTTCTTCATCGACAACATCTTCCGCTTCACCCAGGCCGGTTCCGAGGTGTCCACCCTGCTCGGCCGTATGCCCTCCGCGGTGGGTTACCAGCCGAACCTGGCGGACGAGATGGGCCTCCTGCAGGAGCGCATCACCTCGACCCGTGGTCACTCGATCACCTCGATGCAGGCGATCTACGTCCCCGCGGACGACCTGACCGACCCGGCCCCGGCCACCACCTTCGCCCACCTCGACGCGACGACGGTTCTGTCCCGTCCGATCTCCGAGAAGGGCATCTACCCGGCCGTGGACCCGCTGGACTCCACGTCCCGCATCCTGGACCCGCGTTACATCTCGCAGGACCACTACAACGCGGCCAGCCGCGTCAAGGGAATCCTGCAGAAGTACAAGGACCTCCAGGACATCATCGCCATCCTCGGTATCGACGAGCTCGGCGAAGAGGACAAGCTGGTCGTGCACCGCGCCCGTCGTGTGGAGCGCTTCCTGTCGCAGAACACCCACGCGGCGAAGCAGTTCACCGGTGTCGACGGTTCGGACGTCCCGCTGGACGAGTCGATCGCGGCGTTCAACGCGATCTGCGACGGTGAGTTCGACCACTTCCCGGAGCAGGCGTTCTTCATGTGCGGTGGCCTCGAGGACCTCAAGGCCAACGCCAAGGAACTCGGCGTCAGCTGAGTCCCGTGACGTACTGAGGGGGGCGGGTTTCGTCCCGCCCCCCTTGTCACGTCCCCCGGGGGCCGTCCCCCGGAAAACCCCCGGTCGACATGACCGGGGAGGGCCCGAGGACGCATCCGCGCCCTCGAGCCCGTCTAGACTTTGACCCAACACCCGGCAGAACCGCCGGGTGGTGACCCGAGGAGCCACCCTTGGCTGCTGAGCTGCACGTCGAGCTGGTCGCCGCCGACCGCCAGGTCTGGTCCGGTGAGGCCACCCTGGTCGTCGCGCGTACCGAGTCCGGCGACATCGGCGTCATGGCCGGTCACCAGCCGCTGCTCGGTGTGCTGGAGTCGGGCCCGGTGACGATCCGTACGAGCGAGGGCAAGGTGGTTGTCGCCGCCGTGCACGGCGGTTTCATCACCTTCGCGGACAACAAGCTTTCGCTGCTGGCCGAGATCGCCGAGCTGGCGGACGAGATCGATGTCCAGCGCGCGGAGCGGGCGCTGGAACGCGCCAAGTCGGACGCGGACGCCGCCGCCGAGCGCCGCGCCGAAGTCCGGCTGCTTTCGGTCTCCAAGCGCTGACCGAGGCCGACGGAATACTCTCAGCCGCGGCCCGGACTGGAATTTTCCAGACCGGGCCGCGGCTGAGGCAATGCAGGAGTTTGACGGTCCGGGCGACTCCCGGACCCCGAATGGAGCGAGGAGGTCGGTGTAGATGATCCTCGCTCTGCTTGTGTGCGGCCTGGTCGTCGCGCTGGTAGTGGTGGGACTCTTCGTCTTCGGTCTTCGCCGGCGGCTGATCCAGCGCTCCGGCGGGACCTTCGACTGCAGCCTGCGCTGGAACGTCCCGGAGGAGCCCGACACCACCGGCAAGGGCTGGGTGTACGGCGTGGCCCGCTACGGCGGCGACCGCGTCGAGTGGTTCCGTGTCTTCTCGTACGCCCCGCGCCCGCGCCGGCTGCTGGAGCGCTCGGCGATCGAGGTGATCGCCCGCCGGATGCCCGAGGGCGAGGAGGAGCTCGCGCTGCTGTCCGACTCGGTGATCCTCGCCTGCACCCACCGCGACACGCGCCTGGAGCTGGCGATGAGCGAGGACGCGCTCACCGGTTTCCTCGCCTGGCTGGAAGCGGCGCCGCCCGGCCAGCGAGTAAATGTGGCCTGATCGGCCCTCGCTGGTTGGGGGTCCCCCCGGACGGAGTCCGGGGGAGAGTGAATGTGGCCTGATCGGCCCGGTTGAAGTTGCCGCGCAGCGGCTGGTCCCAGGTGTCGGCGACACCGTCGACGCTCCGGTCGGCGGTGTACGCCTTGTCGTAGGCGGCGTAGCAGTCGCCGATGGTGCACTTGGCGTTCTGGACGTTGCCGAAGGCGTAGTTGATGTACGTGATCTTCGGTGCGGTGCCGCTGGAGATCCGGACCTATGCCCTCAGAGGCCCAACTCCTGTGCCAGAACCGCCGCTTGGACCCGGCTGCGCAGCTCCAGCTTGCCCAGCAGCCTGCTGACATGGGTCTTCACCGTGGCCTCGGCCATCTCCAGACGGATGGCGATCTCGGCGTTGGACAGCCCCCTGCCCAGACAGCCCAGCACCTCGCGCTCCCGTCGCGTCAGCGCGTCGAGCACCGCCGGGTCCGGCACGCTCTCCGGCCGCACCTGCAGGGGCGCGGCGAATTCGGCGATCAGCCGCCGGGTGACCGCCGGGGCGATCATCCCCTCGCCGCGGGCGACCGTACGCACCGCCTCGATCAGGTCCTTGGCCTCCGCGTTCTTCAGCAGAAATCCGGCCGCTCCGGAGCGCAGCGCACCGAAGACATACTCGTCGAGGTCGAACGTGGTGAGCACGAGCACGTCCGCGAGCTGCTCGGCGACGACCTGACGGGTCGCCGACACGCCATCGAGCCGCGGCATCTGAATGTCCATCAGCACCAGATCGGGCCGCAGTTCGCGGGCCAGCGCCACGGCCTCCTCGCCGTCCGCGGCCTCCCCGACGACCTCGATGTCCGGGGCGCTGCGGAGGATGAGCACCAGGCCGGCACGTACGGCCTGCTGGTCCTCGGCGACCAGCACGCGCACGGGATCCGCCCGGTCCCATGTGCTCCCGGCGCCCGCGCCCGCCGGATCGCCGCCCGTCCCCACTGCCGACGCTTCCATCCCGCTGCTCCCTCCTCGTTGGTCCTGCCGCCCGGTCGCTTCTCCGGCCGGTATGTCGTCCTCAAACGCCGTACGGGCCGGGGTCACCCGGCACCGAGGGGTCCGCCGGCAGGACCGCCTTCACCTGCCAGACCTTCGCCGGACCGCCGGGCCCGCCGGCCACCGGGCCCGCCTCGAACTCGCCGTCCAGCAGCGCCACCCGCTCCCGCATCCCGGTCAGACCGGCCCCGGAACCGGGGGCACGGGGGCCGCCCTCACCGGCGTACGGGCTGACGACCCGTACGCACAGCGACTCCGCGCCCTCCCACAGGGACACCCTGACCTCGCCCGGAGCCGCGTGCTTGACCGCGTTCGTCAGGGACTCCTGCACGATGCGGTACGCCGCGAGTTCCACCGACACGGGCAGCGGGCCGCCCGCCGCGCGGCCGTCCTCCAGGACGAACGACAGCCCGCTCGGCGTGCCGTTCGCCCCGGCCCGCGCGACCAGCGCGTCGAGCCCGGCGAGCGTCGGCGCGGCGGCCGGCTCGTTGTCGTCGCCGCTGTCCCGGAGCAGCCCGATGAGCCGGCGCATCTCCGCCAGCCCCTCCACGCTGTTCTCCCGGATGACCGTGAGCGCCTGATGGGTGGTCGCGTGGTCGTCCAGCGACAGCGCCGCCGTGGAATGGATCGCGATCGCCGAGAGATGATTGGCCACCATGTCGTGCAGCTCACGCGCCATCCGGGCACGCTCGGCCACCACCGCCTGGGTACGATCCATCTCCGCGAGCAGCGCGGTCTGCTCCGCGCGCAGCCCGGCCGCGATCGCCGCCTCCCGGTGGTTACGGATGATCGCGCCCGTGGTGGCCGGGCCGAAGGACACCAGGCCGGTCACCACACCGATCAGCAGCGCCTCCGGCTTGCGGAACCAGGCCAGGAAACCGATCGTCACCGCCACCGTGACGAGCCCTGTGGAGATCGGCAGCCGCCGGGCCTGGGCGGGCGTCCCGTACACCACGGCCGCGTACATCACATCGGTGAACATCAGGACCGTCGCCAGATCACCTCGGGTGAACTGGTCCGCGACCACCGCGACCGTACCGACCACGACGGCGGTCCTGGGCCGTGTCCTGCGCAGCAGCTCCATCGCGGCCATCGTGGCGAGCGGCACGAGCGTCACCCAGCGGGGCAGCAGATCGACGCCCGACTGGGTGTCCAGGCCGAGCGACCACAGCAGTAGGCCGCCGAGCAGGCCGACGACCGCGATGCGGATGTCGTCGCGGTGGGGGCGGGGGAAAGTCACACCCCCATCCAACACGGCTCCCGCGGCCCCGGCCTCACCGTTCAGGGCGAGGCCGCACTACATCGAAAGATGCAGCGAAGCATCGTCATCGCCGACGATGATCAACGAGCGCGCATCAGGAATGCTGGTGGGCAGGATCCGAGAGGAGAGCACCGTGATCGTCACGCTGATCGTCGCCTGTGAGATCGCCTTCTGGGTGCTGCTGGTCGCCGGTCTGGCCGTACGCTACCTGCTCCGCATGCCACGCGCCGGCGCCGGCCTGCTGCTGTGCGAGCCCCTGCTGGAGCTCGTTCTTCTCGTCGTCACCGCGATCGATCTCAAGAACGGCGCCGCGCCGGACTGGAAGCACGGTCTCGCAGCGATCTACATCGGCTTCACGGTCGCCTACGGCCACTACACCATCAGCTGGGCCGACGCCCGCTTCGCCCACCGCTTCGCCGGCGGGCCGCCCCCGGTCAAGCCCCCGCGCTACGGCATGGCCCGCGCCCGCCACGAGGGCAAGCTCTGGCTCCGCACGGTCGTGGCTGCTGCCGTCGCCTGCGCCCTGCTCCAGTTCGCCATCTGGTACGTCGGTGACGACGGCGACATCAGCTCGCTCACCGCCTGGCAGAGGACGGCCCTGCAGGCCATCTTCATCCACGGCCTGATCGCGCTGTCGTACGCGATCTGGCCAAAGAAGGAGAAGGCCCCGGCGCGGCTGCGGGACTGAGTCCAACCGCGTCCAGCGTTCGCCGCCCGGTACCCGGAGCACGTCGCGGGCCTCTTTGTTCGCTGCCCTCGCCAGGATGTTGTATTTCCCGGGGGCAACCCCCGGACCCCCGGCAGGTCCGGCTCAGCGTTCGCCGCCCGGTACCCGGAGCACGTCGCGGGCCTCTTTGTTCGCTGCCCTCGCCAGGATGTTGTGTTTCCCGGGGGCAACCCCCGGACCCCCGGCAGGTCCGGCTCAGCGTTCGCCGCCCGGTACCCAGAGCACGTCGCCGGCCTCTTTGTTCGCTGCCCTCGCCAGGATGTTGTGTTTCCCGGGGGCAACCCCCGGACCCCCGGCAGGTCCGGCTCAGCGTTCGCCGCCCGGTACCCAGAGCACGTCGCCGGCCTCCTTGTTCGCTGCCCTCGCCAGGATGCTGTGTTTCCCGGGGGCAACCCCCGGACCCCCGGCAGGTCCGGCTCAGCGTTCGCCGCCCGGTACCCAGAGCACGTCGCCGGCCTCCTTGTTCGCTGCCCTCGCCAGAATGAACAGCAGGTCCGACAGCCGGTTCAGATACGTCGCCGTGAGGCCGTTCATCGCTTCGCCGTGCACCTCCAGCGCCGCCCAGGTGGATCGCTCCGCGCGGCGGACCACCGTGCAGGCCTGGTGCAGCAGTGCCGCGCCCGGGGTGCCGCCCGGCAGGATGAAGGAGCGCAGCTTCTCCAGCTCCGCGAGGAAGCGGTCGCAGTCCTCCTCCAGCTTGTCGACGTAGGACTGCTCGACCCGCAGCGGCGGGTACTTGGGGTTCTCCACGACCGGCGTCGACAGGTCCGCGCCCACGTCGAACAGGTCGTTCTGTACGCGGGTGAGGACCTTCACGACCTCCTCGGGCAGCTGCCCGAGCGCGATCGCCGTGCCGATGACCGCGTTGGCCTCATTGGCATCGGCATATGCCGAAATACGCAGATCCGTCTTGGCGACCCGGCTCATGTCGCCCAGCGCCGTGGTGCCCTTGTCGCCGGTGCGGGTGTAGATACGCGTCAGATTGACCATGAGACCAGCCTAGTTGCCGGTGTGATGTCCGCCATGCGGGACGTGACGCGCATCTCTTCCCCTCCTACCGGGCGGTCACGGACGCTAATCTCCGCCGGAGAGCAGAACGCAAACAGTCGTTAAGGGGATGAGAAGTGGCCAGGAAGCTCGCCGTCATCGGAGCCGGACTCATGGGATCGGGTATCGCGCAGGTCTCCGCCCAGGCGGGCTGGGACGTCGTGCTGCGTGATGTCACCGACGCGGCCCTGACGCGCGGTACGGACGGCATCAAGGCCTCGTACGACAAGTTCGTCGGCAAGGGCAAGCTGGCCGCGGCGGACGCGGAGGCGGCGCTGGGCCGTATCACCACGACCACCGACCTGGACGCGGCCGCCGATGCCGACATCGTCGTCGAGGCCGTCTTCGAGAAGCTCGAGGTCAAGCACGAGATCTTCCGTGCGCTCGACAAGCTGGTGAAGGACGAGACCGTTCTCGCCTCCAACACCTCCGCCATCCCGATCACCAAGATCGCGGCGGTGACCGAGCGGCCCGAGCGGGTCGTCGGTACGCACTTCTTCTCGCCCGTGCCGATGATGCGGCTGTGCGAGCTGGTCCGCGGCTACAAGACCAGCGACGAAACGCTCGCCACCGCCCGCGAGTTCGCCGAGTCGGTCGGCAAGACCTGCATCGTCGTCAACCGTGACGTGGCCGGTTTCGTCACCACCCGCCTCATCTCGGCGCTGGTCGTGGAGGCGGCCAAGCTGTACGAGTCGGGTGTCGCCACCGCCGAGGACATCGACATAGCCTGCAAGCTGGGCTTCGGCCACGCCATGGGCCCGCTGGCCACCGCCGACCTCACCGGCGTGGACATCCTGCTGCACGCCACCGAGAACATCTACACCGAGTCCCAGGACGAGAAGTTCGCGCCGCCGGAGCTGATGCGCCGGATGGTGGACGCGGGTGACATCGGCCGCAAGAGCGGGCAGGGCTTCTACAAGCACTGATTGACGATCCCGCACCCAGGCGGGTGATTTGGGTATCGGTTCGCTTACGGGCGGCAACTTCCCTGCCCTTGCCGCAGTCAGTTGTTGCAGTGACGGACCACGGACTCTCGGGAGCACATATGCACATCAGGGGCGACCACACCGAGCTGGTCGTCGGGGGGCGCCTCGACGTCCGCAGCGCGGCGGACGCCCGTACGGTCCTGCACTCCGCCCTCGACGAGGGTGTCGGAGACCTGGTGCTC includes these proteins:
- the atpD gene encoding F0F1 ATP synthase subunit beta encodes the protein MTTTVETAAATGRVARVIGPVVDVEFPVDAMPEIYNALHVEVPDPATPGSTKTLTLEVAQHLGEGLVRTIAMQPTDGLVRQATVTNTGKGITVPVGDFTKGKVFNTLGEVLNEPEANGQESERWAIHRRAPKFEDLESKTEMFETGLKVVDLLTPYVKGGKIGLFGGAGVGKTVLIQEMIMRVAKLHEGVSVFAGVGERTREGNDLIAEMEESGVLDKTALVFGQMDEPPGTRLRVALAGLTMAEYFRDVQKQDVLFFIDNIFRFTQAGSEVSTLLGRMPSAVGYQPNLADEMGLLQERITSTRGHSITSMQAIYVPADDLTDPAPATTFAHLDATTVLSRPISEKGIYPAVDPLDSTSRILDPRYISQDHYNAASRVKGILQKYKDLQDIIAILGIDELGEEDKLVVHRARRVERFLSQNTHAAKQFTGVDGSDVPLDESIAAFNAICDGEFDHFPEQAFFMCGGLEDLKANAKELGVS
- a CDS encoding cob(I)yrinic acid a,c-diamide adenosyltransferase, with product MVNLTRIYTRTGDKGTTALGDMSRVAKTDLRISAYADANEANAVIGTAIALGQLPEEVVKVLTRVQNDLFDVGADLSTPVVENPKYPPLRVEQSYVDKLEEDCDRFLAELEKLRSFILPGGTPGAALLHQACTVVRRAERSTWAALEVHGEAMNGLTATYLNRLSDLLFILARAANKEAGDVLWVPGGER
- a CDS encoding response regulator transcription factor, producing the protein MEASAVGTGGDPAGAGAGSTWDRADPVRVLVAEDQQAVRAGLVLILRSAPDIEVVGEAADGEEAVALARELRPDLVLMDIQMPRLDGVSATRQVVAEQLADVLVLTTFDLDEYVFGALRSGAAGFLLKNAEAKDLIEAVRTVARGEGMIAPAVTRRLIAEFAAPLQVRPESVPDPAVLDALTRREREVLGCLGRGLSNAEIAIRLEMAEATVKTHVSRLLGKLELRSRVQAAVLAQELGL
- a CDS encoding F0F1 ATP synthase subunit gamma, with the protein product MGAQLRVYKRRIRSVTATKKITKAMEMIAASRIVKAQRKVAASTPYATELTRAVTAVATGSNTKHPLTTEADTPTRAAVLLITSDRGLAGGYSSNAIKAADQLTTRLRGEGKEVDTYIVGRKGVAYYSFRERKIADNWTGFTDSPTYADAKRVAAPLIEAVQQDTAKGGVDELHIVFTEFVSMMTQTPVDKRMLPLSLEEAAAESPSKGEILPLFDFEPSAEDVLDALLPRYVESRIYNALLQAAASEHAARRRAMKSATDNAGELINTLSRLANAARQAEITQEISEIVGGASALADATAGSDK
- a CDS encoding F0F1 ATP synthase subunit epsilon, whose amino-acid sequence is MAAELHVELVAADRQVWSGEATLVVARTESGDIGVMAGHQPLLGVLESGPVTIRTSEGKVVVAAVHGGFITFADNKLSLLAEIAELADEIDVQRAERALERAKSDADAAAERRAEVRLLSVSKR
- a CDS encoding F0F1 ATP synthase subunit delta yields the protein MNGASREALAAARERLDALTDNTSVDAAKLAEELAAVTALLDREVSLRRVLTDPAQAGEAKAELAGRLLGGQVGGETADLVSGMVRSRWSASRDLVDALEELASIAELTAAQRRGVLDDVEDEIFRFGRIVASSTELRAALTDRAATASAKAELVRSLLGGKANPVTERLVVRLVTHPRGRSLEAGLESLSKLAAARRDRMVAVVTSAVPLSDQQKQRLGAALAKLYGRDMHLNLDVDPEVLGGIQVRVGDEVIDGTIADRIAEANRRIAG
- a CDS encoding sensor histidine kinase; protein product: MTFPRPHRDDIRIAVVGLLGGLLLWSLGLDTQSGVDLLPRWVTLVPLATMAAMELLRRTRPRTAVVVGTVAVVADQFTRGDLATVLMFTDVMYAAVVYGTPAQARRLPISTGLVTVAVTIGFLAWFRKPEALLIGVVTGLVSFGPATTGAIIRNHREAAIAAGLRAEQTALLAEMDRTQAVVAERARMARELHDMVANHLSAIAIHSTAALSLDDHATTHQALTVIRENSVEGLAEMRRLIGLLRDSGDDNEPAAAPTLAGLDALVARAGANGTPSGLSFVLEDGRAAGGPLPVSVELAAYRIVQESLTNAVKHAAPGEVRVSLWEGAESLCVRVVSPYAGEGGPRAPGSGAGLTGMRERVALLDGEFEAGPVAGGPGGPAKVWQVKAVLPADPSVPGDPGPYGV
- a CDS encoding DUF2550 domain-containing protein, whose translation is MILALLVCGLVVALVVVGLFVFGLRRRLIQRSGGTFDCSLRWNVPEEPDTTGKGWVYGVARYGGDRVEWFRVFSYAPRPRRLLERSAIEVIARRMPEGEEELALLSDSVILACTHRDTRLELAMSEDALTGFLAWLEAAPPGQRVNVA
- the atpA gene encoding F0F1 ATP synthase subunit alpha, giving the protein MAELTIRPEEIRDALENFVQSYKPDAASREEVGTVSLAGDGIAKVEGLPSAMANELLKFEDGTLGLALNLEEREIGAIVLGEFSGIEEGQSVTRTGEVLSVAVGEGYLGRVVDPLGNPIDGLGEIETSGRRALELQAPTVMQRKSVHEPMETGYKAVDAMTPVGRGQRQLIIGDRQTGKTALAVDTIINQRDNWRSGDPKKQVRCIYVAIGQKGSTIASVRGALEEAGALEYTTIVAAPASDPAGFKYLAPYTGSAIGQQWMYEGKHVLIIFDDLSKQADAYRAVSLLLRRPPGREAYPGDVFYLHSRLLERCAKLSDEMGAGSMTGLPIVETKANDVSAFIPTNVISITDGQCFLESDLFNAGQRPALNVGISVSRVGGSAQHKAMKQVSGRLRVDLAQYRELEAFAAFGSDLDAASKASLERGKRMVELLKQAQYAPYSTEDQVVSIWAGTTGKMDDVPVQDIRRFERELLDYLHREHKSLMTGIREGGKMSDDTLDKVAELIATFKKQFETFDGKLLGEDAAVNVSK
- a CDS encoding 3-hydroxyacyl-CoA dehydrogenase family protein; translated protein: MARKLAVIGAGLMGSGIAQVSAQAGWDVVLRDVTDAALTRGTDGIKASYDKFVGKGKLAAADAEAALGRITTTTDLDAAADADIVVEAVFEKLEVKHEIFRALDKLVKDETVLASNTSAIPITKIAAVTERPERVVGTHFFSPVPMMRLCELVRGYKTSDETLATAREFAESVGKTCIVVNRDVAGFVTTRLISALVVEAAKLYESGVATAEDIDIACKLGFGHAMGPLATADLTGVDILLHATENIYTESQDEKFAPPELMRRMVDAGDIGRKSGQGFYKH